A window of Syntrophales bacterium genomic DNA:
TAGGTGATAATAATATCCGCCCCCGCCCTCTTTATTGATGTGAGGGATTCCATCATCGCCGTTTCTTCATCCAGCCAGCCAAGATTTGCAGCAGCCTTGATCATAGCAAACTCCCCGCTGACATTGTAGGCCGCTATCGGCAGGTCAAATTCCTCCTTAGCCCTGTAGATAATATCGAGATAAAGAAGCGCAGGCTTAATCATAATAATATCTGCGCCCTCTTCAACATCGAGGGTTATCTCCCGGATAGCCTCATCGGAATTGGCCGGATCCATCTGGTATGATTTCCTGTCCCCAAATTGCGGTGCACCTTCGGCGGCTTCGCGAAAGGGTCCGTAAAAGCATGAGGCATACTTGGCTGAATAGGCCATAATGGGAAGGGCATCATATCCTTCCTCATCGAGGGCATCCCTGATTGCCCCGACACCGCCGTCCATCATACCGGAAGGGGCTATCATATCCGCACCGGCCTTCGCCTGAGACAGGGCTGTTTCTGCGAGGATTTCCAGGGTGGCATCATTGTCCACATCGTTGTCTTTAATAGTGCCGCAATGACCGTGGCTGGTATATTCACAGAGACATACGTCACAAA
This region includes:
- the hemB gene encoding porphobilinogen synthase; protein product: MYYPVYRPRRLRKNANFRRMIRETQLSVDDLVYPLFVTSGRNVKKPINSMPGNFQMSVDHLVKEVQKTKDVGIPAVLLFGIPDKKDEVGSGAFADDGIIQQATRKIKEKVPDIIVICDVCLCEYTSHGHCGTIKDNDVDNDATLEILAETALSQAKAGADMIAPSGMMDGGVGAIRDALDEEGYDALPIMAYSAKYASCFYGPFREAAEGAPQFGDRKSYQMDPANSDEAIREITLDVEEGADIIMIKPALLYLDIIYRAKEEFDLPIAAYNVSGEFAMIKAAANLGWLDEETAMMESLTSIKRAGADIIITYFARDAAKLLV